One part of the Sorangiineae bacterium MSr11954 genome encodes these proteins:
- a CDS encoding VOC family protein: protein MKIKLTNVYVDDQDKALRFYTEVLGFVKKADFSNGPFRWLTVASAEEPEGTELQLARNDNPAGKAYQQALFQQNQPAANFYSSDLQADYERMKARGAEFTMPPTDVTASKIAILNDTCGNLIQITQLTRG, encoded by the coding sequence ATGAAGATCAAGCTGACCAACGTATACGTCGACGATCAGGACAAGGCTCTGCGCTTCTATACCGAAGTACTGGGCTTCGTGAAGAAAGCAGACTTCAGCAACGGCCCCTTCCGCTGGCTCACCGTGGCTTCGGCCGAGGAGCCGGAGGGCACCGAGCTGCAACTGGCGCGGAACGACAACCCGGCGGGAAAAGCCTACCAACAGGCGCTGTTCCAACAGAACCAGCCCGCGGCCAATTTCTACTCCAGTGATCTGCAAGCCGACTACGAGCGCATGAAGGCGCGCGGCGCCGAGTTCACCATGCCGCCCACCGACGTGACCGCGTCCAAAATCGCCATCTTGAACGACACCTGTGGGAATTTGATTCAGATTACGCAGTTGACGCGCGGGTAG
- a CDS encoding S8 family serine peptidase: MKRFAIDTWIFALALSAGCSSTPASSGLESSGLASPSGAALLGDGVARAMVDGHPPSDVLVYAKGKADLGSEALPTSRAERTTEVHRRLVAHAVNAQQSLRTWLTEQGAATTSFHIVNAVLVKGAAPHLLRQLAARADVAKIALDARVASDAAVETMAVSPSARGIAWGIERTGAPRAWESGFTGAGVVVGLIGSGVRGTHEALRGNFRGLENHGWYDAVDGLLTPYDPVGTGTHIAGIAVGANGIGMAPDARWMACAACRSEGCADSALLKCGEFMLCPRGDACEAAPHVVVAGFGGGRGHTFYNEIIDAWRAAGIIPVFAVGNHGPSCATAHSPGDQPNIISVGATTPNGEVSPFSSRGPSVDGRIAPTLVAPGSHVLSAGLTRDTSYETKSGTAFAAAHVAGGVALLLSVSPNMTFEQVTNAIASSADATAPAGQSCGGIADDVFPNNLAGFGTLNIQKALASVLETGE; this comes from the coding sequence ATGAAACGGTTTGCCATCGACACATGGATCTTCGCGCTGGCGCTGAGCGCGGGATGCAGCTCGACACCTGCGTCGTCCGGTCTCGAATCGTCGGGTCTCGCGTCGCCATCGGGCGCCGCGCTTTTAGGCGACGGCGTCGCGCGGGCGATGGTCGACGGCCATCCGCCTTCCGACGTGCTGGTATACGCGAAGGGCAAAGCCGATTTGGGGAGCGAGGCGCTCCCGACCTCGCGGGCCGAGCGCACGACCGAAGTGCATCGCCGTCTGGTCGCGCATGCCGTGAACGCGCAGCAATCGCTCCGGACGTGGCTCACCGAACAGGGCGCCGCGACGACGTCATTTCACATCGTGAATGCCGTGCTCGTGAAGGGGGCGGCGCCGCACCTTCTTCGCCAGCTCGCTGCGCGCGCAGATGTCGCGAAGATTGCTCTCGACGCGCGCGTCGCGTCGGATGCGGCCGTGGAGACCATGGCCGTCTCACCTTCGGCTCGAGGGATCGCGTGGGGTATCGAGCGGACGGGGGCGCCTCGGGCCTGGGAGAGCGGCTTCACCGGCGCGGGTGTCGTGGTCGGTCTCATCGGCTCGGGGGTACGCGGGACCCATGAAGCGCTCCGCGGAAACTTTCGCGGGCTCGAGAACCATGGCTGGTACGACGCCGTGGATGGGCTCTTGACACCTTACGACCCCGTGGGCACGGGCACGCATATCGCTGGCATTGCCGTGGGTGCAAACGGTATTGGAATGGCGCCGGACGCACGCTGGATGGCGTGCGCAGCATGCCGGAGCGAGGGCTGCGCGGACTCCGCTCTCTTGAAATGCGGCGAATTCATGCTCTGTCCTAGGGGAGACGCCTGCGAAGCTGCACCCCATGTCGTCGTGGCCGGGTTTGGTGGTGGCCGGGGGCACACGTTCTACAATGAGATCATTGACGCGTGGAGAGCCGCCGGGATCATCCCGGTATTCGCCGTCGGGAATCATGGCCCGAGCTGCGCGACGGCCCACTCGCCCGGCGATCAGCCCAACATCATCAGCGTTGGCGCGACGACGCCGAACGGGGAGGTCTCACCGTTTTCGTCCCGGGGTCCAAGCGTGGATGGGCGGATCGCTCCGACCCTCGTCGCGCCCGGATCGCACGTACTCTCGGCGGGTCTCACCCGCGACACGAGCTATGAGACCAAGAGTGGAACGGCGTTCGCCGCTGCACACGTGGCCGGCGGGGTCGCGCTTTTGCTTTCGGTCAGTCCGAACATGACCTTCGAACAGGTGACGAACGCCATCGCGAGCAGCGCCGATGCAACCGCCCCCGCGGGTCAGAGCTGCGGCGGAATCGCGGACGACGTATTTCCCAACAACCTAGCCGGCTTTGGCACATTGAACATACAAAAGGCACTGGCGAGCGTACTCGAGACCGGGGAATGA
- a CDS encoding pirin family protein encodes MSTETTASVTSKRARAHEVRTVESVVPSNRFHWVGNGFHVSTYFPSEKVPAERVSPFVLMDYGPAKEFAPLARGKRGVGWHPHRGFETVTLAWEGAVAHRDNAGHAGVIGPGDVQWMTAGAGIFHEEYHEEGFTRRGGKMHMMQLWVNLPKRDKMAAPGYQPIMASQIPTVPVEGGGEVRVIAGEHAGARGPAHTFTPVTMLDAQLAAGARWPVILPSGHNALAVVAEGRVRAGDALVGAGELILFANDGARLELVAEEAAHVIVLAGQPLDEPIVAYGPFVMNSVEQIEQAIHDVNTGKFGDIPE; translated from the coding sequence ATGAGCACCGAGACCACAGCATCCGTCACGTCGAAACGAGCGCGCGCACACGAGGTTCGCACCGTCGAGAGCGTCGTTCCGAGCAATCGCTTTCACTGGGTCGGCAACGGCTTCCACGTATCGACGTATTTTCCGAGCGAGAAGGTCCCCGCGGAGCGCGTAAGCCCCTTCGTGCTCATGGATTATGGCCCCGCCAAGGAGTTCGCGCCGCTCGCGCGCGGCAAGCGCGGCGTGGGATGGCACCCGCACCGCGGGTTCGAGACGGTCACCCTGGCGTGGGAGGGCGCGGTGGCGCACCGGGACAATGCGGGGCACGCCGGCGTGATCGGGCCCGGCGACGTGCAGTGGATGACCGCGGGCGCCGGGATCTTTCACGAGGAGTACCACGAGGAGGGCTTCACCCGCCGCGGCGGAAAGATGCACATGATGCAGCTCTGGGTGAACCTCCCCAAGCGCGACAAGATGGCGGCGCCCGGATACCAACCCATCATGGCGTCGCAAATCCCGACGGTCCCCGTCGAAGGAGGCGGCGAGGTCCGGGTCATCGCCGGGGAGCATGCCGGCGCCCGAGGTCCGGCCCATACCTTTACACCGGTCACGATGCTCGATGCCCAGCTCGCGGCGGGCGCGCGATGGCCCGTCATCCTTCCGTCCGGCCATAACGCGCTGGCGGTGGTCGCCGAGGGCCGCGTGCGGGCGGGCGACGCGCTCGTGGGCGCGGGGGAGCTCATCCTCTTTGCCAATGACGGCGCGCGCCTCGAGCTCGTCGCCGAAGAAGCGGCGCACGTCATCGTCCTGGCCGGCCAGCCGCTCGATGAGCCGATCGTCGCCTATGGCCCCTTCGTCATGAACAGCGTCGAGCAAATCGAGCAAGCGATTCACGACGTCAACACCGGAAAGTTCGGCGATATCCCGGAGTGA
- a CDS encoding LysR family transcriptional regulator, translated as MLEGVTIEQLRTLRAVAEAGSFSGAARKLGRVQAAVSQSIDRLEAQLELRLFDRSGRVPRLTRHGEAIVAAARKIEGDVDALEELAAHLKRGEETSLSIVVDALFPTASLVPFAKDFAAEHPKVSLVLFTDVLSAVTAHVRERRSAWGIAVEDADARDLERRPIADVRLVSVAAREHPLAKRVGAIDAAGLEDAVQIILGEHRDTADTSDVQGVFSPRTWRVVDQATKHALIASGLGWGHMPEHLVRDDLRAGRLVELLLDAWGSSPLRRSLVLVWRRGAVLGPVARWAQQRLSELCLREIEPEVARRATHHTT; from the coding sequence ATGCTCGAAGGGGTCACCATCGAACAATTGCGCACGTTGCGCGCGGTCGCCGAGGCTGGGAGCTTCTCGGGCGCGGCGCGAAAGCTCGGGCGCGTGCAGGCCGCGGTGAGTCAGTCGATCGACCGGCTGGAGGCGCAGCTCGAGCTGCGGCTCTTCGATCGATCGGGGCGCGTGCCGCGGCTCACGCGCCATGGCGAGGCCATCGTGGCCGCCGCGCGAAAGATCGAAGGCGACGTGGACGCGCTCGAGGAGCTGGCGGCGCACCTCAAACGCGGCGAGGAGACCTCCCTGTCGATCGTGGTCGACGCCTTGTTTCCCACCGCTTCGCTGGTGCCCTTCGCGAAGGACTTCGCGGCCGAGCATCCGAAGGTCTCCTTGGTGCTCTTTACCGACGTCCTCTCGGCGGTCACCGCCCACGTGCGCGAGCGGCGCTCGGCGTGGGGCATCGCGGTGGAGGACGCCGACGCGCGCGATCTCGAGCGGCGCCCCATCGCCGACGTGCGGCTCGTCTCCGTCGCGGCGCGCGAGCACCCGCTGGCGAAGCGGGTCGGTGCCATCGACGCGGCGGGCCTCGAGGACGCGGTGCAAATCATCCTCGGCGAGCATCGCGATACGGCCGACACGTCCGACGTGCAGGGCGTCTTTTCACCGCGCACCTGGCGCGTGGTCGACCAAGCGACCAAGCACGCGCTCATCGCAAGCGGCCTCGGGTGGGGACATATGCCCGAGCACCTCGTTCGCGACGATCTGCGCGCGGGGCGCTTGGTGGAGCTCTTGCTCGATGCCTGGGGCAGCAGCCCGCTGCGGCGCTCGCTCGTGCTCGTTTGGCGGCGCGGGGCCGTGCTCGGCCCGGTGGCGCGATGGGCGCAGCAGCGCCTCTCCGAGCTATGCCTCCGCGAAATCGAGCCCGAGGTGGCGCGCCGCGCGACCCATCACACGACGTGA
- a CDS encoding fatty acid desaturase produces MTTNPLAFHTLPRTRAPGGELEGDLEIQLASAKGEDIRRKLPPELFERRPLRFVSKFFFAMGLIAAATAAIVVCSSWAIVGVAMLVNGFMFAHLIELQHECLHNHIFRAPAMNRLFGVACGAFMSISHSHSRYDHVRHHAWLGTPKNREHFNYRYANLHSLSGFVRAIFDLGRYRRIAHILWSTLLGRPVPGIDKPAVNRKVQHEYALYFVLWLASLAAAARWPALRLPFALAWWIPTLFIAEGVHFLIELPEHFGLDAMSEPDVLANTRTMETSRLVSWFVNGNDLHTAHHYHHGVPMWNVRKLHELVKPRIVTVERSYVSFYRDVIAGRVRQP; encoded by the coding sequence ATGACGACCAATCCGCTCGCATTCCATACGCTCCCTCGCACCCGCGCCCCTGGGGGCGAGCTCGAAGGCGATCTCGAGATCCAGCTCGCGTCCGCGAAGGGCGAAGACATTCGCCGCAAGCTGCCGCCCGAGCTCTTCGAGCGCCGCCCCCTGCGGTTCGTCTCCAAGTTCTTTTTTGCGATGGGCCTGATCGCGGCGGCGACGGCGGCCATCGTGGTGTGCTCGAGCTGGGCCATCGTCGGGGTCGCGATGCTCGTCAATGGCTTCATGTTTGCGCACCTGATCGAGCTGCAGCACGAATGTTTGCACAATCACATTTTTCGCGCGCCCGCCATGAATCGCTTGTTCGGTGTGGCGTGCGGAGCCTTCATGTCCATCTCCCACTCGCACTCCCGCTACGATCACGTGCGCCACCACGCGTGGCTCGGTACCCCGAAGAACCGGGAGCACTTCAATTACCGGTACGCGAACCTCCACTCGCTCTCCGGCTTCGTGCGCGCCATCTTCGACCTGGGTCGCTACCGGCGTATCGCACACATTCTATGGAGCACCCTCCTTGGCCGCCCCGTGCCCGGCATCGACAAGCCGGCCGTGAACCGCAAAGTTCAGCATGAATACGCGCTGTACTTCGTCCTTTGGCTCGCCTCCCTCGCCGCCGCGGCCCGCTGGCCGGCGCTGCGGCTGCCGTTCGCCCTCGCCTGGTGGATCCCGACCCTGTTCATCGCCGAGGGCGTCCACTTCTTGATCGAGCTGCCCGAGCACTTTGGCCTCGACGCCATGTCCGAGCCGGACGTGCTCGCCAATACGCGGACCATGGAGACGTCGCGGCTGGTGAGCTGGTTCGTCAATGGCAATGATCTGCACACCGCGCATCATTATCACCACGGCGTACCCATGTGGAACGTCCGCAAGCTCCATGAGCTGGTCAAACCGCGCATCGTGACGGTCGAGCGCTCGTATGTTTCGTTCTATCGCGATGTCATCGCCGGGCGCGTCCGTCAGCCGTGA
- a CDS encoding TonB-dependent receptor plug domain-containing protein, whose translation MGALVASLTSLGGQAWGQSQTAAPVLVSESEVPYPEGARGEAVVVVVITVNLDGTVRSAVVETGAEPFASAAVAAASLFLFQPATRDGIAVASKIRMEIAFREPPPPPEDERAREAPPLSPPAAPRARAPASDSEIQEVRVRGERGEPSRTVSLSRAEVREIPGAFGDPFRAIEMMPGVTPVVSGLPFFFVRGAPPGNVGYFIDGVRVPLLFHVGAGPSVIHPAIIERVDLYPGGYPARFGRFAGGIVSGEMTQLRPETRGELNVRLFDAGAWIETPFANQRGIVSLGGRYSYTAALLSRLASDTILDYWDYQARAAYDLTSRDRISLFTFGSYDFLAQKTPTETLPLFATEFHRLDLRYERRLGPDSTLRTALTLGLDRTRLSEGRFMRDRMMGTRTEIVHRVSPNVVVRAGSDVQLDSYAVFVNDDELSPTASRAARYFPSRTDLTMGVRGDVVYEPVRGFEVTTGARLDLFASQGATALGADPRLMTRAAVSDHVRVLTALGVAHQPPAFVIPIPGFQPGGLSGGLQRSVQESLGLEVGLGTGTTLTMSTFHNTFFDMSDPLGSLPQDPGGCPPGAFPADTLGGDNAGRHLGWTPYCGPRFPIGTIGPDRSGGGGQAASSRGDERAVEVFEVRSKGTAYGFEFLLKRKLTQRIGGFLSYTLSRSTRYARGERFIASFDRTHVANAAVAFDLGRSWRAGTRLVFYTGVPRAADASGQDTSRLPAFFRVDLRLEKRWSIGKSGWLALVAEWMNATLTKEAVSTNCTLRGCDVQTIGPVTIPSIGLEGGF comes from the coding sequence ATGGGGGCGCTCGTCGCGAGCCTCACGAGCCTCGGCGGGCAGGCTTGGGGTCAATCGCAAACGGCAGCGCCGGTGCTCGTCTCGGAGTCCGAGGTTCCTTATCCGGAAGGTGCGCGCGGTGAGGCCGTTGTCGTCGTGGTGATCACCGTGAACCTCGACGGCACCGTTCGTTCGGCCGTGGTGGAGACGGGCGCCGAGCCCTTTGCCTCCGCGGCCGTCGCGGCCGCCTCGCTCTTTCTCTTTCAACCGGCCACACGCGATGGCATTGCAGTAGCATCCAAGATTCGAATGGAGATCGCGTTCCGCGAGCCTCCCCCGCCCCCCGAAGACGAGCGCGCGCGCGAGGCCCCGCCGCTCTCACCGCCGGCCGCGCCGCGCGCGCGTGCCCCCGCCTCCGATTCGGAGATCCAAGAGGTGCGGGTGCGCGGGGAGCGCGGGGAGCCTTCGCGCACCGTGAGCTTGTCGCGCGCGGAGGTCCGAGAGATCCCGGGGGCCTTCGGAGATCCGTTTCGCGCCATCGAGATGATGCCAGGGGTCACGCCGGTGGTGTCCGGGCTCCCGTTCTTCTTCGTGCGCGGTGCGCCGCCCGGCAATGTGGGGTACTTCATCGACGGCGTGCGCGTCCCGCTCCTCTTTCATGTCGGGGCGGGCCCCTCGGTGATCCATCCGGCCATCATCGAGCGGGTGGATCTCTACCCCGGCGGATACCCGGCCCGCTTTGGACGCTTCGCGGGCGGCATCGTCTCCGGGGAAATGACGCAGCTTCGCCCGGAGACGCGCGGCGAGCTCAATGTCCGGCTCTTCGACGCGGGCGCCTGGATCGAGACCCCCTTCGCCAACCAACGCGGCATCGTGTCGCTCGGCGGGCGATATTCCTATACGGCGGCCCTGCTCTCGCGGCTGGCGTCCGACACGATACTCGATTATTGGGATTACCAAGCGCGCGCCGCCTACGACCTCACCTCGCGCGATCGAATCAGTCTATTTACCTTTGGCTCGTACGACTTTCTGGCGCAGAAGACGCCCACGGAGACCTTACCGCTCTTTGCGACCGAGTTTCACCGCCTCGATCTTCGCTACGAACGACGGTTGGGGCCCGATAGCACCCTGCGTACGGCGCTGACCTTGGGCCTCGATCGAACGCGCCTCTCCGAGGGGCGCTTCATGCGCGACCGCATGATGGGCACCCGGACCGAGATCGTTCATCGCGTGTCGCCGAACGTGGTGGTGCGCGCGGGGAGCGACGTGCAGCTCGACAGTTATGCGGTCTTCGTCAACGACGACGAGCTCTCGCCCACGGCGTCACGCGCGGCGCGCTACTTTCCTTCGCGCACGGACTTGACCATGGGGGTGCGCGGCGACGTCGTCTACGAGCCCGTTCGCGGCTTCGAGGTCACCACGGGCGCGCGGCTCGATCTCTTCGCCTCGCAGGGAGCCACCGCGCTCGGCGCCGACCCACGGCTGATGACCCGCGCGGCGGTGAGCGATCACGTTCGCGTCCTGACCGCGCTCGGCGTCGCCCACCAGCCGCCCGCGTTCGTCATTCCCATACCTGGATTTCAGCCGGGCGGATTGAGCGGGGGGCTTCAGCGCTCGGTGCAAGAGAGCCTCGGCCTCGAGGTCGGCTTGGGGACCGGGACCACCCTGACCATGTCGACGTTTCACAATACGTTCTTCGATATGAGCGATCCCCTCGGCTCTCTGCCCCAAGATCCCGGAGGGTGCCCGCCCGGCGCCTTTCCGGCCGACACCTTGGGGGGCGACAACGCCGGCCGCCACCTCGGGTGGACGCCTTATTGCGGGCCGCGATTTCCAATCGGGACCATCGGCCCCGATCGCAGCGGCGGCGGAGGTCAAGCGGCGAGCAGCCGCGGTGACGAGCGCGCCGTCGAGGTCTTCGAGGTGCGAAGCAAAGGGACCGCGTACGGGTTCGAGTTTCTCTTGAAGCGAAAGCTCACCCAACGAATCGGCGGGTTTCTCTCCTATACGCTCTCGCGCTCGACGCGCTATGCCCGCGGCGAGCGGTTCATCGCGTCGTTCGACCGAACGCACGTGGCCAACGCCGCCGTCGCCTTCGACCTCGGCCGGAGTTGGCGCGCGGGGACACGGCTGGTCTTTTACACGGGTGTCCCGCGCGCGGCCGATGCGAGCGGCCAAGATACGAGCCGCTTGCCCGCGTTCTTTCGGGTCGACCTTCGGCTGGAGAAGCGCTGGTCGATCGGCAAGAGCGGCTGGCTCGCGCTGGTGGCCGAGTGGATGAACGCCACCTTGACCAAAGAGGCCGTCTCCACCAACTGCACACTTCGCGGCTGCGACGTGCAGACCATCGGGCCGGTCACGATTCCAAGCATTGGATTGGAGGGAGGATTTTGA
- a CDS encoding ABC transporter ATP-binding protein encodes MNEQTPPGPLLRCQDVRVRFGGILALDGVGFDVNEGAIVGIIGPNGAGKTTLFNCISRLYPVHGGDISFAGRSLLATPRHRIAALGIARTFQNVALFDTLSVAENVMLGAHRRFGRGFVADALRLRSAVRAGRELSNEAERWLAMLGLEGVAQRRVSDLPFGTRKRVELARALAGKPRLLMLDEPAAGLNHAEVEELTVRIRSLKERLGLTILLVEHHMHVVMSLSDTVIALDFGRRIAAGTPLHVQQHPDVIRAYLGGPPHTTRSSSAKVAS; translated from the coding sequence ATGAACGAACAGACCCCGCCCGGGCCCTTGTTGCGCTGCCAGGACGTGCGCGTGCGCTTCGGCGGGATCCTGGCGCTCGACGGTGTCGGCTTCGATGTGAACGAGGGCGCGATCGTGGGCATCATCGGGCCCAATGGCGCGGGCAAGACGACTTTGTTCAACTGCATTAGCCGCCTGTATCCCGTTCACGGGGGCGATATCTCCTTCGCCGGGCGCTCGCTCCTCGCCACACCACGACATCGGATCGCCGCGCTCGGGATCGCCCGCACGTTTCAAAACGTGGCGCTGTTCGACACCTTGAGCGTCGCCGAGAACGTGATGCTCGGGGCGCACCGCCGCTTCGGTCGTGGGTTCGTGGCCGATGCGCTGCGCCTGCGCTCGGCCGTGCGCGCCGGGCGCGAGCTGTCGAACGAAGCGGAGCGATGGCTGGCGATGCTCGGGCTCGAAGGCGTGGCCCAAAGGCGGGTGAGCGATCTGCCGTTCGGTACGCGAAAGCGCGTCGAGCTGGCGCGCGCGCTGGCGGGCAAGCCGCGCTTGCTGATGCTCGATGAGCCGGCGGCGGGTCTCAACCACGCGGAGGTGGAGGAGCTGACCGTTCGCATCCGCTCTTTGAAGGAGCGCTTGGGGCTCACGATCTTGCTGGTCGAGCATCACATGCACGTCGTCATGAGCCTCTCGGATACCGTCATCGCGCTCGACTTCGGGCGTCGCATCGCCGCCGGCACACCGCTGCACGTGCAGCAGCACCCGGACGTGATCCGCGCCTACCTCGGGGGCCCGCCGCACACAACACGATCCTCGAGCGCGAAGGTGGCGTCATGA
- a CDS encoding ABC transporter ATP-binding protein, with amino-acid sequence MSLLTVRALNAGYGPIQILRGVDLDVAVGGVTAVLGANGAGKTTLLRALCAMIERDGEIRFDGARIDRVRTEDLVRIGIAHVPEGRGTFANLTTEENLRLGAYTRHDRDGIARDLERMYRHFPRLQQRRAQQAGTLSGGEQQMLALGRALMLRPKLMVLDEPSFGLAPLAVKEVYSILERINGEEGVSILVVEQYAAIALDLADHVCLLETGRVVMSGSPRDLRRDESIRRAYLGY; translated from the coding sequence ATGAGCTTGCTCACGGTGCGCGCGTTGAACGCCGGCTATGGCCCCATCCAGATCCTTCGAGGCGTCGATCTCGACGTCGCCGTCGGCGGTGTCACCGCGGTGCTCGGAGCCAATGGCGCAGGCAAAACGACCCTGCTCCGAGCCCTCTGCGCGATGATCGAGCGCGACGGCGAGATCCGTTTCGATGGGGCGCGCATCGATCGCGTGCGCACCGAAGATCTGGTCCGCATCGGCATCGCGCACGTGCCCGAAGGCCGAGGGACGTTCGCGAACTTGACCACCGAGGAGAACCTCCGGCTGGGCGCCTACACGCGCCACGACCGGGACGGCATCGCGCGCGATCTCGAGCGCATGTACCGGCACTTTCCCCGCCTCCAGCAGCGGCGCGCGCAGCAAGCCGGCACCCTCTCCGGCGGCGAGCAACAGATGCTCGCCCTCGGGCGCGCCCTCATGTTGCGGCCGAAGCTCATGGTCCTCGACGAGCCCTCGTTCGGTCTGGCCCCGCTGGCCGTCAAGGAGGTGTACTCCATCCTGGAACGAATCAACGGCGAAGAAGGCGTCAGCATCCTCGTCGTCGAGCAATACGCCGCCATCGCGCTCGACCTCGCCGACCATGTTTGCCTTTTGGAGACCGGGCGCGTGGTCATGAGCGGCTCCCCTCGCGATCTGCGCCGCGACGAGTCCATCCGCCGCGCCTACTTGGGCTATTGA
- a CDS encoding branched-chain amino acid ABC transporter permease: protein MEALLHQVLAGLANGGIYASLALALVMIYQATHLVNFAQGEMAMCSTYVASAMIQVGCPYWVAFVATVAVSFGIGALIQRFLLRRTERAPVLSVVVIFIGLLVTLNSLAGWIFSYTIRTFPSPFPAEPIFGNPYLGTHELGAIGTTLVVLLLLYVFFRFTSLGLAMRAAAQNPDSSRLVGVRVEVMLALGWGLAAAVGAVAGMMVAPIVFLDPNMMSGTMLYAFAAALVGGIDNPAGAVFGGFAVGVLENVLGTYVVGTELKLTVALVLILGVLIARPSGVFGKTLVTRV from the coding sequence ATGGAGGCGCTTTTGCACCAGGTCTTGGCCGGCCTCGCCAACGGAGGCATTTACGCGAGCCTCGCGCTGGCCCTGGTCATGATTTACCAGGCGACCCACCTGGTGAACTTCGCGCAGGGGGAGATGGCCATGTGCTCCACCTATGTGGCCTCGGCCATGATCCAAGTGGGGTGTCCCTATTGGGTCGCGTTCGTGGCGACGGTCGCGGTGTCGTTTGGGATCGGAGCGCTCATCCAACGATTCTTGCTCCGGCGAACCGAGCGCGCGCCGGTGCTCTCGGTGGTGGTCATCTTCATCGGCCTCCTGGTGACCCTCAACAGCCTGGCGGGCTGGATTTTCAGCTACACGATCCGGACATTTCCCAGCCCGTTCCCCGCGGAGCCCATCTTCGGCAATCCATATCTGGGCACCCACGAGCTGGGCGCCATCGGCACGACCTTGGTCGTGCTTTTGCTGTTGTACGTGTTCTTTCGCTTTACCTCGCTCGGCCTGGCGATGCGGGCGGCGGCGCAAAACCCCGACTCGAGCCGGCTGGTCGGGGTTCGCGTGGAGGTCATGCTGGCGCTGGGATGGGGGCTCGCCGCGGCGGTGGGGGCGGTGGCGGGGATGATGGTGGCGCCGATCGTCTTTCTGGATCCGAACATGATGTCGGGGACTATGCTGTATGCCTTCGCGGCCGCCCTGGTGGGGGGCATCGACAACCCGGCGGGCGCCGTCTTCGGCGGCTTTGCCGTCGGCGTGCTCGAAAACGTCCTCGGCACCTATGTCGTCGGCACCGAGCTGAAATTGACGGTCGCCCTCGTTCTCATCCTCGGCGTGTTGATCGCGCGCCCCTCCGGGGTATTCGGCAAAACCCTGGTGACGAGGGTCTAA
- a CDS encoding branched-chain amino acid ABC transporter permease — translation MANKPVASSLGLLALGALPFVLSDYRVFQLTMVMISSIALLGLNLLTGYGGQISLGHGAFYGIGAYTTAILVHELQVPYGLTIPCAGIACALLGFLFGWPALRLEGIYLALATFALGVVLPQILKYRGIEGWTGGVQGITLTKPEAPFGLPLSADHWLYYLCLAIALLSFVVARNLVRGPTGRAIVAIRDHRIAASSAGIDTAMYTSITFGISAMYAGIAGSLGALTVQFVGPDSFSIYFSIGLLVGIVVGGVATISGAIYGALFIQFVPNIADDVSKAAPWAIYGIVLIACAHVMPSGVAGWLERLSAPRKVLESTRAERMTLTQEEP, via the coding sequence ATGGCCAACAAGCCCGTGGCCTCCTCCCTGGGACTGCTCGCGCTCGGCGCTCTTCCGTTCGTGCTCAGCGACTACCGGGTCTTCCAGCTCACCATGGTCATGATCTCCTCCATCGCCCTCTTGGGCCTCAATCTGCTCACCGGCTACGGCGGCCAGATCTCCCTGGGCCACGGCGCCTTTTATGGAATCGGCGCATACACCACCGCGATCCTCGTTCACGAGCTCCAGGTGCCCTATGGGTTGACGATTCCATGCGCGGGCATCGCGTGCGCGCTCCTCGGCTTCCTCTTTGGCTGGCCCGCGCTGCGCCTCGAGGGGATCTACCTTGCCCTCGCGACATTCGCGTTGGGGGTGGTGCTGCCGCAGATTCTCAAGTACCGCGGCATCGAGGGTTGGACGGGCGGCGTGCAAGGCATCACCTTGACCAAGCCGGAGGCGCCGTTCGGGCTCCCGCTCTCGGCCGATCATTGGCTGTACTATTTGTGCCTCGCGATTGCGCTGCTCTCGTTCGTGGTGGCGCGGAACCTGGTGCGCGGGCCCACGGGCCGGGCGATCGTGGCCATCCGCGACCACCGCATCGCCGCCTCGTCGGCCGGTATCGACACGGCCATGTACACGTCGATCACGTTCGGGATCAGCGCCATGTACGCGGGGATCGCGGGATCGCTGGGCGCGCTCACGGTGCAGTTCGTGGGCCCGGACAGCTTTTCCATTTATTTCTCCATTGGCTTGCTGGTCGGGATCGTGGTCGGCGGAGTCGCCACCATCTCCGGGGCCATCTATGGGGCGCTCTTCATCCAATTCGTGCCGAACATCGCGGACGATGTCTCGAAGGCGGCCCCTTGGGCCATCTACGGCATCGTCCTCATCGCCTGCGCGCACGTCATGCCCTCTGGCGTGGCCGGATGGCTCGAACGGCTCTCCGCCCCGCGCAAGGTGCTCGAATCCACTCGTGCCGAACGTATGACATTGACCCAGGAGGAACCATGA